In the Manis javanica isolate MJ-LG chromosome 14, MJ_LKY, whole genome shotgun sequence genome, one interval contains:
- the FIRRM gene encoding FIGNL1-interacting regulator of recombination and mitosis isoform X9, with protein MMCELTSQARGLSSQNVEIQTTLRNILQTMVQLLGALSGCVQHVCATQESIVLESINSLPSSVLHVIKSTFVHCKNSESVYSGHLHLVSDLLQALFKEAYSLQKQLMELLDMVCVGPSGDESGGTLSTAAGGSEDLLFVIHSLLDICSVISSMDHAFHANTWKFIIKQSIKHQAMIKSQLKHSAVVSGLCEDTLLSFHSCVQLAEQTAESGAQDTVDYRLFQKTLKLCRFFANSLLHYTKEFLPFLSDSCCALHQLYLQIHSKLPPSLYAAGIPDPQQEEIAAAFLVTLDLLISQLLTFQPFVQVVLDSKLELPCELQLPQCLLLVVILEKLPSQPEGVQALWCTEGQSSGASARLSLLGAVFFSFEQCSAELSLPVRLQGAQGRGRAAAAVTLYQHVCVRLCAFIASVHPSLFPQLDTALLDAVLSAHMITSLLAVDAWCFLARYGTAELCAHHVTVVAHLIKSCPGECHQLTSLSVLLRRLLFLMAPPQQVEFLRNFSPRVAANLLLWQCVSFQAFPAELREQAALEVCRAGADQGREWLSGPRRLGELAGLNTLLSALLAVCTSAGDALDSAQRAAVVDVGSRLWALLDVTLVRAAGCLPEQVTSQPSVQQTLSLLCPLLGFFIQTLDPQLISQGVALQASLLQREPPDHVCLAVLEFVASLGRLFMPQALQDEVLPSLSSVFALLLVGRSWLLEQHALEAFMQFAEGTNQEEIVPQCLSSEETKNKVVSFLEKAGCVEETAAARVERVKQEKGVFSGPFANSAAAEGAKGSSSQPYAKRARPASPLEEEYRSALRAAAGALEVLEVLLPKAPAPDWLLGSVELLQQRLGGLRRGLLSGARLDGVAVDSGGSITHQHVL; from the exons ACAATGGTGCAGCTACTAGGAGCTCTTTCAGGATGCGTTCAGCATGTTTGTGCCACCCAGGAATCCATCGTTCTGGAGAGTATCAATAGTCTGCCCTCCTCAGTCCTTCATGTAATCAAAAGTACATTTGTACATTGTAAG AATAGTGAAtctgtctattctggacatttacACCTCGTTTCAGACCTCCTCCAAGCTCTCTTCAAGGAGGCCTATTCTCTCCAAAAGCAGCTGATGGAGCTGCTGGATATGGTCTGCGTGGGCCCTTCAGGAGACGAGAGCGGCGGCACTCTGAGTACGGCGGCAGGTGGGTCCGAGGACTTGCTCTTTG ttATTCATTCATTGTTGGATATCTGCTCTGTCATTTCCAGTATGGACCATGCGTTTCATGCCAATACTTGGAAATTTATAAttaa GCAGAGCATTAAGCACCAGGCAATGATAAAGAGTCAGCTAAAACACAGCGCCGTGGTCAGCGGCTTGTGTGAAGACActcttctctccttccactcCTGTGTGCAGCTGGCCGAGCAGACGGCAGAGTCAGGTGCACAG GATACTGTTGATTACAGATTATTTCAGAAAACGCTCAAATTGTGTCGCTTCTTTGCCAACTCCCTTTTGCACTATACTAAG gaatttcttcctttcctttctgattcCTGCTGTGCGTTGCACCAGCTTTATCTCCAGATACACAG caagCTCCCTCCAAGCCTGTATGCTGCCGGGATTCCGGATCCCCAGCAGGAAGAAATAGCAGCTGCTTTCCTGGTGACGCTGGACCTGCTTATCAGTCAGCTCCTCACATTCCAACCTTTTGTGCAAGTGGTTTTGGACAGTAAATTAG agctcccatgtGAACTGCAGCTTCCACAGTGTCTTCTGCTGGTTGTCATCCTGGAGAAGCTGCCCTCCCAGCCGGAGGGTGTGCAGGCCCTGTGGTGCACCGAAGGCCAGAGCTCAGGAGCCTCAGCCAG GCTCTCCCTCCTTGgcgctgttttcttcagtttcgAGCAGTGTTCTGCTGAGCTCTCCCTGCCCGTCCGTCTCCAGGGAGCGCAGGGCCGGGGGCGAGCCGCGGCTGCTGTCACCCTCTATCAGCACGTTTGTGTTCGTCTGTGCGCCTTCATTGCTTCCGTCCACCCCTCCCTGTTCCCTCAGCTG GACACTGCCCTGCTGGACGCGGTGCTCAGCGCGCACATGATCACCTCTCTGCTTGCCGTGGACGCCTGGTGCTTTCTCGCCCG GTACGGGACGGCGGAGCTCTGTGCCCACCACGTCACCGTAGTGGCTCACCTG ATTAAGTCTTGCCCGGGAGAGTGTCACCAGCTCACCAGCCTGTCGGTGCTCTTGAGGCGGCTCCTCTTCCTCATGGCCCCCCCGCAGCAG GTGGAGTTTCTCCGGAACTTCTCCCCCAGAGTGGCAGCAAATCTGCTTCTGTGGCAGTGTGTCTCCTTCCAGGCGTTTCCCGCTGAGCTCAGGGAACAGGCTGCGCTCGAGGTCTGCAGAGCGGGTGCCGACCAGGGCCGGGAGTGGCTGAGCGGCCCCCGCCGTCTGGGAGAGCTTGCGGGTCTG AACACGCTGCTGTCCGCCTTGCTTGCTGTGTGCACCTCTGCCGGTGATGCTCTGGACAGCGCGCAGCGTGCCGCAGTGGTGGACGTCGGGAGTCGGCTCTGGGCGCTTCTAGACGTCACACTGGTGAGAGCAGCGGGTTGTCTCCCAGAACAG gTAACAAGTCAACCTTCCGTTCAGCAAACACTCAGCCTTCTGTGTCCACTGCTGGGATTTTTCATTCAAACTCTAGATCCTCAGCTGATCAGCCAG ggGGTCGCCTTGCAGGCCTCTCTGCTGCAGCGGGAGCCCCCCGACCACGTCTGCTTGGCGGTGCTGGAGTTCGTGGCTTCTCTGGGGAGACTCTTCATGCCTCAAGCTTTGCAG GACGAAGTTCTGCCCAGTCTGTCTTCTGTCTTTGCCCTCTTGCTGGTGGGCAGGAGCTGGCTGCTGGAGCAGCACGCCCTGGAGGCGTTCATGCAGTTCGCCGAG GGAACAAATCAGGAAGAGATAGTTCCACAGTGTCTCAGTTCTGAAGAAACCAAGAACAAAGTTGTATCCTTTCTGGAAAAG GCCGGGTGTGTAGAGGAGACCGCAGCTGCCCGGGTGGAGCGTGTGAAGCAGGAGAAAGGTGTCTTCTCGGGGCCCTTTGCTAACAGCGCCGCTGCAGAGGGAGCAAAGGGCTCGTCTTCCCAG CCTTATGCAAAAAGAGCCCGCCCAGCGTCCCCCCTGGAGGAAGAGTACAGGTCTGCTCTGCGTGCAGCAGCGGGGGCCCTGGAGGTGCTCGAGGTGCTGCTCCCCAAGGCCCCTGCTCCAGACTGGCTCCTGGGGAGCGTGGAGCTGCTCCAGCAGAGGCTCGGCGGGCTCAGACGTGGTCTGCTCTCGGGGGCTCGGCTGGACGGGGTCGCTGTGGACTCGGGGGGCTCCATCACCCATCAGCATGTTTTGTGA